Proteins co-encoded in one Malus domestica chromosome 09, GDT2T_hap1 genomic window:
- the LOC103442774 gene encoding senescence-associated carboxylesterase 101-like isoform X2, with product MNNISSAGLELENVLVTSPPLHQSWDAVQKQKLNTAPDPNAQTALYVTETKHSNTTIISFLTSPVTLQDQQAMISSLTLRDKKFPLFEFLCTKYNTSFTVNDLAIKFFALNYDNLNLDLLRTKLVESSKSNSLVLVTGQSFGGAVATLFTLWLLESLDLSKVKRPLCIAFGSPLIGDKQFGQCVLQFPLWSSCFLNVASIDDPVLQFFLTASQASGYKPFGTFLLCSSSGGSCFEDPDAILQLLVETSSRCAQNPGLNSGIQLFDYGKILNDLKTKALSRDVFELVEEDRVPLKAGIKTQLAAILGVLSSQSLQQQQPNIEFESLMKKMVTHERKLAMQKMKVYSSSLKLNEIEKYMAYMEWYKEESKDMGIGYYDRYKNLRYASDLNAKEYKKRLSNYWEDTVAEAESKPQKEGAAMPAPFLFAGTNYRKMIEPLCIAEYYKKGGKDYIEERPRHFVLLEQWYNEEEENKRGEWEERENPQLRGASKPNSKAKNVPPNLNDDSCFWAHVEEALIWCNEQLGMIFS from the exons TATTAGCAGTGCTGGGCTTGAACTAGAAAATGTGCTGGTGACTTCTCCTCCCCTGCACCAGTCATGGGACGCTGTTCAGAAGCAAAAGCTCAACACAGCTCCTGATCCGAATGCACAAACGGCCTTATATGTTACTGAAACCAAGCACTCAAACACCACCATCATATCTTTTCTTACTTCACCCGTCACACTTCAAGATCAACAAGCGATGATTTCGTCGTTGACTCTCAGGGACAAAAAATTTCCCCTCTTTGAGTTTTTGTGCACCAAATACAACACAAGTTTCACCGTCAATGATTTGGCAATCAAATTCTTCGCCTTGAATTACGACAACCTCAACCTCGATCTTCTGAGAACAAAG CTGGTAGAAAGCAGCAAATCCAACTCATTGGTACTTGTCACTGGACAATCTTTTGGAGGCGCTGTAGCTACCCTTTTCACCTTATGGCTGCTAGAAAGCCTCGACTTATCGAAAGTGAAACGTCCCCTTTGCATCGCTTTTGGTTCACCCTTGATCGGTGACAAACAATTCGGACAATGTGTGTTGCAATTCCCATTGTGGAGTTCTTGCTTCTTGAATGTAGCCTCCATCGATGATCCTGTACTTCAATTCTTCCTAACCGCTTCGCAAGCGAGTGGTTATAAGCCTTTCGGAACATTCCTACTGTGCTCCTCTTCGGGTGGTTCTTGCTTTGAGGACCCTGATGCCATTTTGCAACTATTGGTGGAAACCAGCTCTCGGTGTGCCCAAAATCCAGGTCTGAATTCAGGGATTCAGTTGTTCGATTACGGAAAGATTTTGAATGATCTCAAGACTAAGGCATTGTCTAGAGATGTCTTTGAGTTGGTTGAAGAGGATAGAGTTCCACTTAAAGCTGGAATTAAAACACAGTTGGCAGCAATATTAGGAGTTCTCAGCTCACAG TCATTGCAGCAGCAACAACCCAACATAGAATTCGAAAGTCTGATGAAAAAGATGGTCACTCACGAACGTAAACTAGCGATGCAGAAGATGAAGGTTTACAGTTCCTCCTTGAAACTGAATGAGATTGAAAAGTACATGGCCTACATGGAATGGTACAAGGAGGAGTCCAAAGACATGGGAATTGGATACTATGACAGGTACAAAAACTTGCGCTATGCGAGTGACCTGAATGCCAAAGAGTACAAGAAGAGGCTCTCGAATTACTGGGAGGACACGGTTGCAGAAGCTGAGAGCAAGCCCCAGAAAGAAGGAGCCGCAATGCCTGCCCCTTTTCTTTTTGCTGGTACGAATTACAGAAAGATGATCGAACCGCTTTGCATTGCAGAGTACTACAAGAAAGGTGGAAAAGATTACATAGAGGAAAGGCCTCGACATTTTGTTCTTTTGGAGCAATGGTacaatgaagaggaggaaaataAGAGGGGAGAGTGGGAAGAAAGGGAGAACCCACAACTGCGCGGCGCAAGCAAGCCCAATTCAAAAGCAAAGAATGTACCTCCTAATCTGAATGATGATTCTTGTTTTTGGGCGCACGTCGAGGAAGCGCTTATCTGGTGCAACGAACAA TTAGGGATGATATTTTCTTGA
- the LOC103442774 gene encoding senescence-associated carboxylesterase 101-like isoform X1, with translation MNNISSAGLELENVLVTSPPLHQSWDAVQKQKLNTAPDPNAQTALYVTETKHSNTTIISFLTSPVTLQDQQAMISSLTLRDKKFPLFEFLCTKYNTSFTVNDLAIKFFALNYDNLNLDLLRTKLVESSKSNSLVLVTGQSFGGAVATLFTLWLLESLDLSKVKRPLCIAFGSPLIGDKQFGQCVLQFPLWSSCFLNVASIDDPVLQFFLTASQASGYKPFGTFLLCSSSGGSCFEDPDAILQLLVETSSRCAQNPGLNSGIQLFDYGKILNDLKTKALSRDVFELVEEDRVPLKAGIKTQLAAILGVLSSQSLQQQQPNIEFESLMKKMVTHERKLAMQKMKVYSSSLKLNEIEKYMAYMEWYKEESKDMGIGYYDRYKNLRYASDLNAKEYKKRLSNYWEDTVAEAESKPQKEGAAMPAPFLFAGTNYRKMIEPLCIAEYYKKGGKDYIEERPRHFVLLEQWYNEEEENKRGEWEERENPQLRGASKPNSKAKNVPPNLNDDSCFWAHVEEALIWCNEQVSNPDAKPMTEFELYVLNMLDNFAVRDDIFLKNSSFMHWWNKYKVIVRSNYSSAFTEVMKRKTYRKYADGVSVRTDQ, from the exons TATTAGCAGTGCTGGGCTTGAACTAGAAAATGTGCTGGTGACTTCTCCTCCCCTGCACCAGTCATGGGACGCTGTTCAGAAGCAAAAGCTCAACACAGCTCCTGATCCGAATGCACAAACGGCCTTATATGTTACTGAAACCAAGCACTCAAACACCACCATCATATCTTTTCTTACTTCACCCGTCACACTTCAAGATCAACAAGCGATGATTTCGTCGTTGACTCTCAGGGACAAAAAATTTCCCCTCTTTGAGTTTTTGTGCACCAAATACAACACAAGTTTCACCGTCAATGATTTGGCAATCAAATTCTTCGCCTTGAATTACGACAACCTCAACCTCGATCTTCTGAGAACAAAG CTGGTAGAAAGCAGCAAATCCAACTCATTGGTACTTGTCACTGGACAATCTTTTGGAGGCGCTGTAGCTACCCTTTTCACCTTATGGCTGCTAGAAAGCCTCGACTTATCGAAAGTGAAACGTCCCCTTTGCATCGCTTTTGGTTCACCCTTGATCGGTGACAAACAATTCGGACAATGTGTGTTGCAATTCCCATTGTGGAGTTCTTGCTTCTTGAATGTAGCCTCCATCGATGATCCTGTACTTCAATTCTTCCTAACCGCTTCGCAAGCGAGTGGTTATAAGCCTTTCGGAACATTCCTACTGTGCTCCTCTTCGGGTGGTTCTTGCTTTGAGGACCCTGATGCCATTTTGCAACTATTGGTGGAAACCAGCTCTCGGTGTGCCCAAAATCCAGGTCTGAATTCAGGGATTCAGTTGTTCGATTACGGAAAGATTTTGAATGATCTCAAGACTAAGGCATTGTCTAGAGATGTCTTTGAGTTGGTTGAAGAGGATAGAGTTCCACTTAAAGCTGGAATTAAAACACAGTTGGCAGCAATATTAGGAGTTCTCAGCTCACAG TCATTGCAGCAGCAACAACCCAACATAGAATTCGAAAGTCTGATGAAAAAGATGGTCACTCACGAACGTAAACTAGCGATGCAGAAGATGAAGGTTTACAGTTCCTCCTTGAAACTGAATGAGATTGAAAAGTACATGGCCTACATGGAATGGTACAAGGAGGAGTCCAAAGACATGGGAATTGGATACTATGACAGGTACAAAAACTTGCGCTATGCGAGTGACCTGAATGCCAAAGAGTACAAGAAGAGGCTCTCGAATTACTGGGAGGACACGGTTGCAGAAGCTGAGAGCAAGCCCCAGAAAGAAGGAGCCGCAATGCCTGCCCCTTTTCTTTTTGCTGGTACGAATTACAGAAAGATGATCGAACCGCTTTGCATTGCAGAGTACTACAAGAAAGGTGGAAAAGATTACATAGAGGAAAGGCCTCGACATTTTGTTCTTTTGGAGCAATGGTacaatgaagaggaggaaaataAGAGGGGAGAGTGGGAAGAAAGGGAGAACCCACAACTGCGCGGCGCAAGCAAGCCCAATTCAAAAGCAAAGAATGTACCTCCTAATCTGAATGATGATTCTTGTTTTTGGGCGCACGTCGAGGAAGCGCTTATCTGGTGCAACGAACAAGTGAGTAATCCCGATGCTAAGCCAATGACCGAATTTGAGCTTTACGTTCTGAATATGCTCGATAATTTCGCAGTTAGGGATGATATTTTCTTGAAGAATAGCAGCTTCATGCATTGGTGGAACAAGTATAAAGTAATTGTGCGAAGTAACTACTCCTCAGCATTCACCGAGGTCATGAAGCGTAAGACTTATCGCAAATATGCGGATGGGGTCTCAGTTCGTACTGATCAATAA
- the LOC103442294 gene encoding ferredoxin-thioredoxin reductase catalytic chain, chloroplastic-like, producing MTPQLQAPSFAAGISSFVSPLNRSTRRPVIRAKAEPSDKSVEIMRKFSEQYARKSGTYFCVDKGVTSVVIKGLADHKDSLGAPLCPCRHYDDKPAEAGQGFWNCPCVPMRERKECHCMLFLTPDNDFAGPEQTISLEEIRESTANM from the exons ATGACTCCGCAACTCCAAGCTCCGTCGTTCGCCGCCGGCATTTCGTCCTTCGTTTCTCCTCTCAACCGCTCCACGCGCCGCCCTGTAATCCGAGCTAAAG CGGAGCCGTCAGATAAGTCTGTTGAAATCATGAGGAAGTTCTCTGAGCAGTATGCTCGCAAGTCCGGAACATATTTCTGTGTCGATAAGGGAGTTACTTCTGTTGTTATCAAG GGATTGGCAGACCATAAAGATTCGTTGGGCGCACCACTCTGCCCTTGTCG GCATTATGATGATAAACCTGCCGAGGCAGGCCAAGGCTTTTGGAACTGCCCATGTGTTCCCATGAGAGAGAG GAAGGAATGCCACTGCATGCTCTTTCTCACTCCTGACAATGATTTTGCCGGACCGGAACAG ACCATCTCCTTGGAAGAGATCAGAGAATCGACAGCAAACATGTAA